The following proteins come from a genomic window of Streptomyces liliiviolaceus:
- a CDS encoding CHAT domain-containing protein codes for MAALLAALQARLAALAECGDAAPLLDDMAARQARVLVAALPPECRDPDAEPAILEALRVAALVHWNRYCLSGEDSRDEEEDDDFAAAVALFSRIHRRDPLAVPDPLLPLIDTSADPGQQESPVTWSGMAQPYLDRYGSTRDPADLRTAVQLLSAALDGAPEASPDRPLILLQFTEALLSLYEDTGDEEALTVCLDTARAETQLTRTVNGSMAWTVLSVALLARFGHKRDPAGFEEAVHAARRAVQAALDGASRAHTSGDLGAVLYETFSRTGDERALSEALSFLREALTQTPPGSPEYPARLHVLGQALLGWHNRTGDPAGLGEAMRAAREAATLIPEDHAHRADMLAGLAAALQERFHHAGHQEDLFEAVRLRRSILTSLPSTDPGHPAAAAQISTALWLLHQHIGDSAALTEAIAYARTAVESMPEDHQVQAGRMSNLAAMLRARFLNGGAREDLDEAITLLRAAIPLLAPGHPERAAQLSNLANALRSRHTLTSDPSMLAEAVEAARTAVESTPGDHPAWPARLGNLGAILRTRFECGAGAVDDLDETIGLLRMAVAALPYKHSGRAAQLANLGNALRLRHDHARDPQDAAEGRMALWAAAEPPDAPPLIRMRAAWAYADAARRDGDSAETVKGFELAVGLLPRIAPPSLSRDDREYRLGRLAGLGSEAAAAALDAGRPGLALELLEQARGILLGEVLTARGELEELAEREPALYAEFQRLRDALSAPEADADARLSGGMRFEETIARIRALPGFSRFLLPLTVDDLRPDPDDGPVIVVNVAGHRSDALVLGAGPRDALHVIPLPGLTPDELATHVNNFHRKVWGAQSQVSQTLAWLWDSAVGPVLESLGVTATPANDGPWPRVWWCPVGLLACLPLHAAGRHQDGGDSALDRVVSSYTPTVQALAASRRRARRELPHLAGRHGRALVVAMPNTPGVPPLPYAHQEAEAVAQMMPQTTLLADGEASRATVLSELGQHPIVHFACHGVTDWQDPSANRLVLADGALSVRDLLHHRLDGTRLVMLSACSSSAAGERLPDEAVHLASSFLAAGAAHVVGTLWAVEDQVAARTATTLYTHLTAAGTLPPRTGLTAIALHVATRRLREQYPGSPGLWAPFMHIGV; via the coding sequence ATGGCCGCTCTGCTTGCAGCCCTGCAGGCCCGGCTCGCCGCACTGGCCGAGTGCGGCGACGCTGCACCGCTTTTGGACGACATGGCCGCCCGGCAGGCCCGTGTCCTCGTGGCCGCCCTTCCGCCGGAGTGCAGGGATCCCGATGCGGAGCCGGCGATTCTGGAGGCGCTCCGCGTCGCGGCCCTCGTGCACTGGAACCGCTACTGCCTGAGCGGAGAAGACTCCAGGGACGAGGAAGAGGACGACGACTTCGCGGCGGCGGTCGCGCTCTTCTCCCGCATTCACCGCCGCGACCCCCTGGCGGTCCCTGACCCCTTGCTGCCGCTGATCGACACCTCTGCCGACCCGGGACAGCAGGAGAGTCCGGTCACCTGGAGCGGCATGGCACAGCCGTACCTTGACCGGTACGGCAGCACCCGCGACCCCGCCGACCTGCGAACGGCCGTGCAACTCCTGTCGGCGGCACTCGACGGCGCACCCGAGGCATCGCCAGACCGTCCCCTGATCCTGCTGCAGTTCACCGAAGCGCTGCTGTCCCTGTACGAGGACACCGGCGACGAGGAGGCCTTGACGGTCTGCCTCGACACCGCGCGCGCCGAGACACAGCTCACCCGCACGGTGAACGGGAGCATGGCCTGGACCGTCCTGTCAGTCGCGCTACTCGCCCGCTTCGGCCACAAAAGGGATCCCGCGGGGTTTGAAGAGGCCGTGCACGCCGCGCGGCGAGCGGTGCAGGCCGCATTGGACGGCGCCAGCCGCGCCCATACGTCCGGCGACCTCGGGGCCGTCCTGTACGAGACCTTCTCCCGGACCGGCGACGAGCGCGCGCTCTCCGAGGCGCTGAGTTTCCTGCGCGAGGCACTCACGCAGACGCCTCCGGGCTCACCGGAGTACCCGGCACGGCTGCACGTCCTCGGCCAGGCCCTGCTCGGCTGGCACAACCGCACCGGCGACCCCGCAGGCCTGGGGGAAGCGATGCGCGCCGCCCGGGAAGCCGCCACACTGATCCCTGAGGATCACGCGCACCGGGCCGACATGCTCGCCGGCCTGGCCGCCGCGCTCCAGGAACGCTTCCACCACGCCGGCCACCAAGAGGACCTGTTCGAGGCTGTCCGCCTACGGCGCTCGATCCTGACCAGCCTCCCGTCCACAGATCCAGGCCACCCGGCAGCGGCCGCACAGATCAGCACGGCACTGTGGCTGCTCCACCAGCACATCGGTGACTCGGCGGCTCTTACAGAGGCAATTGCGTACGCCCGGACGGCGGTCGAGTCGATGCCCGAGGACCACCAGGTGCAGGCTGGCCGGATGAGCAACCTGGCGGCGATGCTGCGGGCCCGTTTCCTGAACGGCGGCGCCCGTGAGGATCTCGATGAGGCGATCACTTTGCTGCGCGCGGCTATCCCCCTGCTGGCGCCCGGGCACCCCGAGCGCGCCGCGCAGCTGAGCAATCTCGCCAACGCCCTGCGCAGCCGCCATACGCTGACCAGCGATCCCTCAATGCTGGCGGAAGCGGTGGAGGCCGCCCGCACGGCGGTCGAGTCCACGCCCGGTGATCACCCGGCGTGGCCTGCCCGCCTCGGTAATCTTGGCGCGATCCTGCGCACGCGCTTCGAGTGTGGCGCAGGCGCTGTTGACGACCTGGATGAAACGATCGGGCTGCTGCGGATGGCGGTCGCGGCCCTTCCGTACAAGCATTCCGGCCGGGCCGCTCAGCTTGCCAATCTGGGCAATGCCCTGCGTCTGCGGCACGACCACGCCCGTGACCCACAGGATGCCGCAGAAGGCCGCATGGCGCTTTGGGCCGCTGCCGAGCCTCCGGACGCACCCCCGCTGATCCGGATGAGGGCCGCGTGGGCCTATGCGGACGCAGCCCGCCGGGACGGCGACTCTGCCGAGACCGTCAAGGGCTTTGAGCTGGCCGTGGGACTGCTGCCGCGCATTGCACCGCCCTCGCTAAGCCGGGATGACCGTGAGTACCGGCTCGGGCGGCTAGCCGGACTTGGCTCCGAGGCCGCCGCCGCCGCGCTCGACGCGGGGCGTCCGGGGCTCGCCCTGGAACTGCTGGAGCAGGCCCGGGGCATCCTGCTCGGTGAGGTGCTCACCGCGCGCGGTGAGCTGGAGGAACTGGCCGAGCGCGAGCCGGCCTTGTACGCCGAGTTCCAGCGGCTGCGAGACGCCCTGTCGGCCCCTGAGGCCGATGCGGACGCGCGGCTGTCGGGCGGCATGCGCTTTGAGGAGACGATCGCTCGGATCCGCGCGCTGCCCGGCTTCAGCCGCTTCCTCCTTCCGCTTACGGTCGATGACCTGCGACCGGACCCCGATGACGGCCCGGTCATCGTTGTGAACGTCGCCGGACACCGCAGCGACGCACTCGTACTGGGCGCGGGGCCACGGGACGCGCTGCATGTCATACCCCTGCCGGGCCTCACACCAGATGAGTTGGCTACGCACGTGAACAACTTCCACAGGAAGGTGTGGGGTGCGCAGTCGCAGGTTTCTCAGACACTTGCGTGGCTGTGGGATTCCGCGGTCGGGCCGGTGCTGGAAAGCCTGGGTGTCACCGCGACGCCCGCCAACGACGGGCCCTGGCCGCGCGTGTGGTGGTGCCCAGTCGGGTTGCTGGCGTGCCTGCCGCTGCACGCCGCAGGTCGCCACCAAGACGGCGGGGACTCGGCTTTGGACCGAGTGGTCTCCTCCTACACGCCAACTGTCCAGGCTCTGGCCGCGAGCCGCCGCCGGGCACGCCGCGAGTTGCCGCACCTTGCGGGTCGACACGGTCGCGCCCTGGTTGTCGCGATGCCCAACACGCCGGGAGTACCTCCGCTGCCGTATGCGCACCAAGAGGCGGAGGCCGTGGCCCAGATGATGCCGCAAACCACGCTGTTGGCTGACGGTGAGGCGAGCCGCGCCACCGTGCTCTCCGAGCTTGGCCAGCATCCCATTGTGCACTTCGCATGCCACGGTGTGACGGACTGGCAGGACCCGTCCGCGAACCGACTGGTGCTCGCGGACGGGGCTCTGTCGGTGCGTGACCTGCTGCACCACCGGCTCGACGGGACGCGACTGGTGATGCTGTCTGCGTGCAGTTCGAGCGCAGCCGGCGAGCGGCTGCCGGACGAAGCTGTGCATCTGGCCTCCTCTTTCCTCGCCGCAGGCGCCGCGCACGTCGTCGGGACGCTGTGGGCGGTCGAGGACCAGGTCGCCGCGCGCACCGCGACGACCCTGTACACGCACCTGACCGCCGCGGGCACCCTTCCTCCGCGCACCGGGCTCACCGCGATCGCCCTGCACGTGGCCACCCGGCGGCTACGGGAGCAGTATCCCGGAAGCCCCGGACTGTGGGCGCCCTTCATGCACATCGGGGTATGA
- a CDS encoding RNA polymerase sigma factor: protein MLPAGGDAERITFTEVAAPRAPTSEAPRTNTAATGLEAFFVRENFERTRRAIGVLLRDDPTQAEDITQEAFVIVYERWERVSRMDNPLAYTIKVAWRLALRWLRARNRTRALDAALPVPVADGAAAAEAVIARADLARAFLRLSPAHQEVLTLSMSDLDPQDIAPLLGIPVPTVRTRLFRARRALSALLEERPEAQS from the coding sequence GTGCTGCCCGCAGGCGGCGACGCCGAGCGGATCACCTTCACTGAGGTCGCCGCGCCACGGGCCCCTACGTCCGAGGCGCCGCGTACAAATACTGCCGCGACCGGCCTTGAGGCCTTCTTCGTCCGCGAGAATTTTGAGCGGACCCGGCGCGCGATCGGAGTCCTGTTGCGCGACGATCCCACCCAGGCCGAGGACATCACACAGGAGGCGTTCGTGATCGTCTACGAACGCTGGGAGCGGGTGTCCAGGATGGACAACCCTCTCGCCTACACCATCAAGGTCGCCTGGCGGCTCGCCCTCAGGTGGTTGCGGGCCCGGAATCGCACGCGGGCACTCGACGCCGCGCTTCCCGTGCCGGTCGCCGATGGCGCCGCCGCAGCCGAAGCCGTCATCGCACGCGCCGACCTGGCACGTGCCTTCCTGCGTCTGAGCCCCGCGCACCAGGAAGTGCTCACGCTGTCGATGTCCGACCTGGACCCGCAGGACATCGCCCCGCTCCTCGGTATCCCGGTGCCGACCGTGCGTACCCGCCTGTTCCGGGCACGCAGGGCACTTTCGGCGCTTCTCGAAGAACGTCCGGAGGCACAGTCATGA
- a CDS encoding helix-turn-helix domain-containing protein, which yields MAKDQIDVDALYSALDAQRTARELSWRQLAKELQVSPSLLSRMANGLRPDADAFITLVQWLGVPAEQFAVGGEAPAQRDEPELVTQIGSLLRARKDLEPEDVAYLEVVINATVRRVKALPRDKEA from the coding sequence GTGGCCAAGGACCAGATCGACGTCGACGCGCTCTACTCGGCGCTCGACGCCCAGCGAACCGCCCGCGAGCTCTCCTGGCGGCAACTGGCCAAGGAACTTCAGGTCAGCCCGTCCTTGCTCTCCCGGATGGCCAACGGATTGCGCCCGGACGCGGACGCCTTCATCACCCTGGTTCAGTGGCTCGGAGTCCCGGCCGAGCAGTTCGCAGTGGGGGGTGAGGCGCCTGCGCAGCGAGATGAGCCAGAGCTTGTCACGCAAATCGGATCACTGCTCCGGGCACGTAAGGACCTCGAACCCGAGGACGTCGCGTATCTGGAGGTCGTCATAAACGCCACGGTGCGCCGTGTGAAGGCCTTGCCACGGGACAAGGAGGCGTAG
- a CDS encoding ImmA/IrrE family metallo-endopeptidase, protein MRRGFKAEAKRLALEVREELGVTTHEAMDPYTLAELYGIDVFTLHDVTEDHSEATAALRHFTEIRPDVFSAAVLCLGRRLVIVENSGHERPRRSSTLAHEMSHILLEHKFTTLLRTSGRECRNSDHDQESEAAELSGELLLPSDAARRLAYNGVDDESVAARFGISTEFARWRMNVTGARLIAQRAKARSSR, encoded by the coding sequence GTGCGAAGAGGGTTCAAGGCCGAGGCGAAGCGCCTGGCGCTGGAGGTCAGGGAAGAACTCGGCGTCACGACGCACGAAGCGATGGACCCGTACACCCTCGCCGAGCTCTACGGCATCGACGTCTTCACCCTGCACGACGTCACCGAAGACCACTCCGAAGCGACAGCCGCCCTGCGCCACTTCACCGAAATCCGGCCCGATGTCTTTTCCGCAGCGGTCCTGTGCCTTGGCCGCCGCCTGGTGATCGTGGAGAACTCCGGGCACGAACGACCCCGGCGGTCTTCCACCCTCGCACACGAGATGTCCCATATCCTCCTTGAACACAAGTTCACTACGCTGCTTCGCACCTCGGGACGCGAGTGCCGCAACAGCGACCACGACCAGGAGAGCGAAGCAGCAGAACTCTCCGGGGAACTGCTCCTTCCTTCGGATGCGGCCCGCCGACTGGCCTACAACGGTGTAGACGACGAATCTGTGGCTGCCCGCTTCGGTATCAGCACCGAGTTCGCGCGCTGGCGGATGAATGTCACGGGAGCCCGACTCATAGCTCAACGTGCAAAGGCCCGAAGCAGCCGCTGA
- a CDS encoding IS110 family RNA-guided transposase, producing the protein MAVPEIWAGVDIGKEHHHCVVIDAQGKRLLSRRVLNDETELLKLVADVLELSQDVLWAVDINYGGAALLLGLLVSHDQHITYITGLAVHRASAGYRSQAKTDARDAFVIADQARMRTDLGILRPGDEISVDLRTLVTRRTDLVCDRTRGINRLRAQLLEIFPALERSLELTKKGPVMLLTGYQTPAAIRRAGAPRIATWLKNRKVCSSAALARTVVEAAEEQFTALPGEKLAATMVARLSKGVMALDEEIAELDTLIEARFREHPHAEVIQSLPGMGTLLSAEFLAATGGDMDAFGTADRLAGYAGLAPVPRDSGRVSGNLHRPSRYHRGLLRAFYLSAFASLRGCPASKRFYERKRAEGKGHKQALLALARRRANVLWAMIRDGACYQAAPPVTAAA; encoded by the coding sequence GTGGCTGTGCCCGAGATCTGGGCCGGAGTGGACATCGGCAAGGAACATCACCACTGCGTGGTGATCGATGCCCAGGGCAAGCGGCTGCTGTCACGGCGGGTGCTGAACGATGAGACTGAACTGCTCAAGCTCGTGGCCGACGTGCTGGAGCTGTCGCAGGACGTGCTGTGGGCGGTGGACATCAACTACGGCGGGGCCGCACTCCTGCTCGGCCTGCTGGTCAGCCACGACCAGCACATCACCTACATCACGGGCCTGGCCGTCCACCGTGCGTCGGCCGGCTACCGGAGCCAGGCCAAGACCGACGCGAGGGACGCCTTCGTCATCGCCGACCAGGCCCGCATGCGCACCGACCTCGGCATTCTGCGGCCCGGCGACGAGATATCCGTCGACCTGCGCACTCTGGTCACTCGCCGCACCGATCTGGTCTGCGACCGGACCCGAGGGATCAACCGACTGCGTGCCCAACTCCTGGAAATCTTTCCTGCGTTGGAACGCTCGTTGGAGCTGACGAAGAAGGGACCGGTCATGCTGCTGACCGGCTACCAGACCCCAGCCGCGATCCGTCGCGCCGGAGCTCCCCGCATCGCCACGTGGCTGAAGAACCGCAAGGTCTGCAGCAGCGCGGCCCTGGCCCGGACCGTTGTGGAGGCGGCCGAGGAGCAGTTCACCGCCCTGCCCGGCGAGAAACTCGCGGCCACCATGGTGGCTCGACTCTCGAAGGGGGTGATGGCCCTCGATGAGGAGATCGCCGAGCTCGACACTCTCATCGAGGCCCGGTTTCGCGAGCACCCGCACGCCGAAGTGATCCAGAGCCTGCCCGGTATGGGCACCCTGCTGAGCGCGGAATTCCTGGCCGCGACCGGCGGGGACATGGACGCCTTCGGCACCGCCGACCGCCTCGCAGGCTACGCCGGCCTCGCCCCCGTCCCCCGCGACTCCGGTCGCGTCAGCGGCAATCTCCACCGCCCCAGCCGCTACCACCGCGGCCTGCTCCGCGCCTTCTACCTCTCCGCCTTCGCCAGTCTCCGCGGCTGCCCGGCCTCGAAGCGGTTCTACGAGCGTAAGCGGGCCGAGGGGAAGGGGCATAAGCAGGCGCTGCTGGCGCTCGCCCGACGCCGGGCCAACGTCTTGTGGGCCATGATCCGCGACGGAGCGTGCTACCAAGCCGCACCACCTGTCACCGCGGCGGCTTGA